From the Achromobacter xylosoxidans A8 genome, the window GGTGAGCGCGGCCCGCGAACGGCTGCTGGCGGCCGGCCTGCCCGCAGACCGGTATCGCGCCGAAGCCTTCCACCCGGCGGCCGGCGGCGCGGCCGACATCGCGCCACAGCCTGAAGCGCATCCCTGGGAACGCATCAGCCCGCGCTACACGCTGGCCGGCATCCTGGACGCGCGCCGGCGTTCCATGCAGGCGGTAGAAGAAATCGCCGCGCTGATGCGGCCCGGCATGACCACGCGCGAGGCCATCGCCGTGGCGGACGACCACCTGCGCCAGATGGGCGCGTCCAACAACTGGCACCCGACCTACGTGCGCTTCGGCCCGGACACGCAATCGCCGCCCGTCCAGCCCACCGACTACGACCGCAAGCTGCAGGAGCACGACATCTTCGTGCTGGACATCGGGCCCGTGTGGGACGGTCATGAAGGCGACTACGGCGACACCTTCGTGCTGGGCGCGGACGCCGACCGCCAGCGCTGCGCCGAGGCCGCGCGCGAGGTGTTCAAGCGCGCCCGCCTGGCATGGCTGGAAGGCCTGACGGGCGCTGCCCTCTACGATCGGGCCTCAGAATATGCGCGCGAGCTGGGCTGCGAACTGGTGCGGGAAATTCCCGGACACCGGGTATCCGACTTCCCGCATGCGCTGTATGGCAAGCACCTGCTGGCGCAGGCGGACTTCGTGCCCGCCGACGGCATCTGGGTGCTGGAGATTCAGGTGCGCGATGCGCAGCGGCCCATCGGCGCGTTCTACGAGGACGTACTGCTGCGCTAGCGCGGCGGCGGCCCCGCGCGCGGGTGCGACTGTCCGCCCGCCGCGCCCGCTCTACCCCCGCTGGCTCAACGCCCGGCTGATCCGGTGCTTCGACACCGTGGTCTTCGGCACGTTGAACGGGAACCAGCTGCGCACGTCCTCGTCCAGCCCGATGCCGTGCATGTAGTTGTAGATGGCCTTTTTCAATGCCTTACCCAGCGCGTCGTGGTCCACGCCGGTGGGATCATGGAAGCCGACGTCGTTCTTGGCGAACGTGACCGGCGGCAAGGGCTTCAAAGTGACGCCGTATTCCTCCGGGTTCTTGCCCACCGGCGAATGCACCGTACAGGCGAAACGGTGGAAAAAACCGCTCTGGATGCAGCCGTTGTCGAACAGCTGCCGCACGTATTCCAGCGCGTCCACGGTGTCCTGCACGGTCTGCGTGGGAAAGCCGTACATCAGGTAGGCGTGCACCAGGATGCCGGCGTCGGTGAAGGCGCGCGTGACCCGCGCCACCTGCTCCACCGAGACGCCCTTCTTCATCAGGTTGAGCAGACGGTCCGACGCGACCTCCAGGCCGCCCGATACGGCGATGCAGCCGCTATCCGCCAGCAGTTCGCAGAGTTCGGGACTGAAAGTCTTTTCGAAGCGGATATTGCCCCACCACGAGATGCCGGTGTTGCGGGCGATCAGTTCGGTCGCCAGCGCCTTGAGCGACTTGGGCGGCGCGGCTTCGTCGACGAAATGGAAACCGGTCTGCCCGGTTTCGCGCACGATGGCCTCGATGCGGTCGGCCAGCACCTCGGCGGACGCGCCTTCGTAGCGGCCGATGTAGTCCAGGCTGACGTCGCAGAAGCTGCATTTCTTCCAATAACAGCCATGCGCCACGGTCAGCTTGTTCCAGCGCCCGTCGCTCCACAGCCGGTTCATGGGATTCAGCATGTCCAGCAGCGACAGGTAGCGGTCCAGCGGCAGGCCGTCCCAGGTGGGCGTGCCCACTTCGGCGAAGGCGATGTCGGGCTCGACCATGTTCACATAGCGCACCGCGCCCGTGTCGGCCTCGCGCAGGAAGGTGCGCACCAGGCGCTGGCGCGAACGCTTGCCCTGCACGTGCTCCAGCAGCGACAGCAAGGGCCGCTCGCCCGCGTCCAGAGTCACATAGTCGAAATAGTCGAAGACCCGCGGGTCCTTCAGCTCGCGCAATTCGGTGTTGACGAAGCCGCCGCCCAGCACGGTGATGATGGAGGGATCGTGCGCCTTGATGGTCTGGGCGATGCGGAAGGCGGCGTAAACGGCGCCCGGGAACGGCACGGACAGCAACACCATGGTCGGCGTGTGGCGGGCCAGCGCCTCCGCGGTCAGGCTGCGCAGCATGTCGTCCACCAGCGTCGGCGCGGCCGCCAGCGCCTGGGCCAAGGGGTCGAACGTGGGCTGGCTGCCCGCGAGCGATTCGGCGTAGCGCACGAACTCGAAGCGCGGATCGACGGCGTCGCGCAACACGTCGGCCAGATCGTTCAGATACAGCGTCGCCAGATGCTTGGCGCGGTCATGCAGGCCCAGCGCCCCGAAGGCCCAGCCCAGCGGATCGCCGCCCTCTTCGTCCAGGTATACGTCCAGCGAACTGAAGCGCGGCCCCTCGGGCAGGAAATTGCGGCCGACGATGCGGTGCGCCAGCGTCGAATCGCGGCCCTGCAGGAAGGCGATCACGGGCGCGATGGTCGCCAGGTAGCGCGCCTCCTGTTCCGCGAAGGCCTGGACCGCGGGGCTGCGCTTATTCGCCGGCAAGGCGGCGACGCGTTCCGCCACGGCGCGCAGGCCGTCGGCCGACAGCAGGCGCAGCACCAGGGCCAGCGCCAGGTCTTCCTGGAACGAGGTCACGCCGCGCGACCGCAGAAAGCCGGTCAGGTAAGCGGTGGACGGATACGGGGTATTGAGCTGCGTCATCGGCGGAATGACCGACAGCACGCGTAGAGGCAAAGAGGACATGAAGCACGGCACAACTGCCGTCGAAGCGGGGATCGGAGCCATTATAGGCAGCGCGGCGGAACCGGCCCCGCCGCCCGGACAATGGCCGACGGGTTGCGCCGGCCGCAGGCGTCAAAGATCGCCGAGCACGCTGGGATCGAACCGCCAGCGGTGATCGCCATTGACGCTGCACACCGCCGTCGTCTTCTTGTGGCGCTTCGGGCCGATCTCCCTGAGCTTCAATTCACCGTCGCATACAGGGCACTGGCCACCAATCTCCGTGTAGAAAACCTCGCCGGCGCGATTGGCCTCCAGGTTGCACATCATGAAAAACCGCGAATAGCGCCTACGCTTCAGATCACCGCCGGTGTCCAGGCTAATGAAACTCAAGAAAATCAGGATGAACCACCACGCCGACATCCCCCAGGCGTAGACGCCCAGGGCGGTGATCGCCAAGCCTGCAGCGCCGCCTGTCAAGAGCCAGGCCGCCTTGACGGGTTTGCCGCGCAGCCGCAGGGGCACGATGCTGTAGCGCTGGAATGCTTCAGCCCAGCTGCCGCGAGAAGCCGCAGCGGCTGGCGGATTGGCGGCGGGCTGCGGACTCGCCGTAGCTGACGGCGTCTCGGCCGCCGTAAAACTGCCCGCGTCCGATGCGAAGATGTCCTTGCTCCGCATATTGCCCAACACTCTTGCGCATTCGTCGCACACGCTGTTCTTGCCCTTATGGGCGGCTCCGCATCTAGAGCAATGCACGCTATCCCCTCGCAGTGGAAACTTTGATCTGGCGCCATTATTACCATTATTCTTAGGCACCCGCCGCAACCGCACCCCGCCTGGCGTCATTTCATGCGCAACCGATCAGACCCATTCGCCCCACCCCCGAAGCAACGGACCGTCCGCCTCAATTCCCTGCTCTGGATCCTCGAGCCTCTGGAACGCGACGCCGGTTATATGCGCCGCAAGATGTTCGGCTGCGATGCGGCGTACCTGGATGGCCTGCTGTACCTGGTGGCCGCCGACCGCGACGATCCCTGGAGCGGGCTGCTGGTGTGCACCTCGCAGGAACGCCAGGAGGCGCTGTTGACGGAATTTCCGACCCTGCGGCCGCACCCGGTGCTGGGAAAATGGCTATACCTGCCCCAGACCGACGAGGACTTCGAGACGATTGCGGCGGGAATGGCGCGGCTGGCGCTGGCGCGCGATCCGCGCATGGGCGTGGCGCCCAGGCCGCGGTCCAGGCGCAAAAAAGGCTGACTCGCACCCGGGCCGGTTTCCCTCAGCAGTTCACGGAACCCGCCGCAAACGCCAATTCCACCCGGTTCCCGCCCAGCGCCTTGGCCTGATACAAAGCCCGGTCCGCCGCGGCCAGCGCATCGGCCAGGGCCGGGACTTTGTCCTCGAACTGCGCCAGCCCGACGCTGACCGTGGCCGGGATGCCGGCGCCGTCATCCCGCCGCGACACCGTGCCGGCAAAGTGCTGCGCCACGGCCGCGCCCAGTACGGTGGCGCGGCGCG encodes:
- a CDS encoding B12-binding domain-containing radical SAM protein; translated protein: MSSLPLRVLSVIPPMTQLNTPYPSTAYLTGFLRSRGVTSFQEDLALALVLRLLSADGLRAVAERVAALPANKRSPAVQAFAEQEARYLATIAPVIAFLQGRDSTLAHRIVGRNFLPEGPRFSSLDVYLDEEGGDPLGWAFGALGLHDRAKHLATLYLNDLADVLRDAVDPRFEFVRYAESLAGSQPTFDPLAQALAAAPTLVDDMLRSLTAEALARHTPTMVLLSVPFPGAVYAAFRIAQTIKAHDPSIITVLGGGFVNTELRELKDPRVFDYFDYVTLDAGERPLLSLLEHVQGKRSRQRLVRTFLREADTGAVRYVNMVEPDIAFAEVGTPTWDGLPLDRYLSLLDMLNPMNRLWSDGRWNKLTVAHGCYWKKCSFCDVSLDYIGRYEGASAEVLADRIEAIVRETGQTGFHFVDEAAPPKSLKALATELIARNTGISWWGNIRFEKTFSPELCELLADSGCIAVSGGLEVASDRLLNLMKKGVSVEQVARVTRAFTDAGILVHAYLMYGFPTQTVQDTVDALEYVRQLFDNGCIQSGFFHRFACTVHSPVGKNPEEYGVTLKPLPPVTFAKNDVGFHDPTGVDHDALGKALKKAIYNYMHGIGLDEDVRSWFPFNVPKTTVSKHRISRALSQRG